In the Pirellulales bacterium genome, one interval contains:
- a CDS encoding glycosyltransferase family 2 protein, which produces MSDEIWPLAVARQGWRSCRVLAIRTRETLSRMRWAARAKISSRPKNVLGCLHPTTRVPRLTLSANERRELQARLAALEHRPRFSVLSVVRPGAEKYLATTYNSLRDQVYLDWELLVVTPPPVTATPELRLDLEVSQDPRLRLLRTTSADVAAQTLSTAVDSATGEMIGFVESGDALSPETMLVCAEHLARHPEADFLYSDEDLLDHKDYRNDPFHKPDWSPELLLCQHYTGQFSVYRRSLLDRIGGLRPQLPGALFHDLALRASEQAREVIHIPRVLYHRRARTGAPGSNSPLVATGPDALTAIGDALLRRDLEGEIKATRTAGVFGVRLYPRQEPRISIIIPTRDRAALLHACVQSVLRLTDYANYEIVIVNNDSVEPRTHALFRSWSRDGRIRVIDSPGPFNYSRLNNLAVDACRSPLVLLLNNDTKVIASEWLSVMAGYCQLDGVGAVGAKLYFSDDTIQHAGVILRGGGKGSKPAMSSHKFFPRHDGGYFGYLHTTRNLSVVTGACLLTHRDVYQQVGGLDEQLAVAYNDVDYCLKLRQAGYRIVWTAEAELYHYESASRAKDKEGDERWELEKLRMQDKWGTALCDDPYYNPNLSLNHTNFMLRRIA; this is translated from the coding sequence GTGTCGGACGAAATCTGGCCCCTGGCCGTAGCGCGGCAGGGTTGGCGTTCGTGTCGCGTGCTGGCGATCCGCACGCGCGAGACCCTTTCGCGGATGCGGTGGGCGGCGCGGGCGAAGATCTCGAGCAGGCCCAAGAACGTGTTGGGCTGTTTGCATCCGACGACGCGCGTGCCGCGGTTGACGCTCTCGGCCAACGAACGGCGCGAGTTGCAAGCCCGGCTCGCGGCACTCGAGCACCGGCCCCGCTTCTCGGTACTCTCCGTGGTGCGGCCCGGGGCAGAGAAGTATCTTGCCACGACCTACAATTCGCTCCGCGACCAGGTTTATCTCGACTGGGAACTGCTGGTCGTAACGCCCCCCCCGGTGACCGCCACGCCGGAGCTTCGCCTCGACCTGGAAGTCTCGCAAGATCCCCGGTTACGCTTGCTGCGCACGACCAGCGCGGACGTCGCCGCGCAGACGCTGAGCACGGCGGTCGATTCGGCCACGGGCGAAATGATCGGCTTTGTCGAATCCGGTGATGCGCTGTCGCCCGAGACCATGCTCGTCTGCGCGGAGCATCTGGCCCGACATCCGGAGGCCGATTTTCTCTATTCGGACGAGGATCTGCTCGATCACAAAGATTACCGCAACGATCCGTTCCACAAACCCGACTGGTCGCCCGAGCTGTTGCTGTGCCAGCATTATACGGGACAGTTCAGCGTCTATCGCCGGTCGTTGCTGGATCGGATCGGCGGATTGCGGCCGCAGCTTCCCGGCGCGCTGTTCCACGACCTGGCCCTGCGCGCGAGTGAACAGGCGCGAGAAGTCATCCACATTCCGCGGGTTTTGTATCACCGCCGTGCCCGCACCGGGGCGCCGGGCAGCAACTCGCCGCTGGTGGCGACGGGGCCCGATGCGCTGACGGCGATCGGCGATGCCCTGCTGCGCCGCGATCTCGAAGGCGAGATCAAGGCCACGCGCACGGCCGGCGTGTTTGGCGTGCGATTGTATCCGCGGCAGGAGCCGCGTATCTCGATCATCATTCCGACGCGCGACCGCGCCGCACTGCTGCATGCTTGCGTGCAGAGCGTGTTGCGTCTGACCGACTATGCGAACTATGAGATCGTGATCGTCAACAACGACAGCGTCGAGCCCCGGACGCACGCCTTGTTTCGATCCTGGTCGCGCGACGGACGAATTCGCGTGATCGATTCGCCCGGCCCGTTCAACTACTCGCGGCTGAACAACCTGGCAGTGGACGCGTGCCGCTCGCCGCTGGTGCTGTTGTTGAACAACGACACGAAGGTGATCGCCAGCGAGTGGCTTTCGGTGATGGCCGGCTACTGCCAGCTCGACGGCGTGGGCGCCGTCGGCGCGAAGCTCTACTTCTCCGACGATACGATTCAGCACGCGGGCGTGATCCTCCGCGGCGGCGGCAAGGGTTCCAAGCCGGCCATGTCGAGTCACAAGTTCTTTCCACGCCACGATGGTGGCTACTTCGGTTACCTCCATACGACGCGCAACTTGAGCGTCGTGACGGGCGCTTGTCTGCTGACCCACCGCGACGTGTACCAGCAGGTGGGCGGACTCGATGAGCAGTTGGCCGTGGCCTACAACGACGTCGACTATTGCCTCAAGCTGCGGCAGGCCGGTTACCGAATCGTGTGGACAGCCGAAGCCGAGCTCTATCACTACGAGTCGGCGTCGCGCGCCAAAGACAAGGAAGGAGACGAGCGTTGGGAGCTCGAAAAACTGCGCATGCAGGATAAATGGGGAACGGCGCTCTGCGACGACCCCTACTACAATCCCAACCTCTCGCTGAATCACACGAATTTCATGCTGCGCCGCATCGCCTAG
- a CDS encoding glycosyltransferase family 2 protein yields the protein MNRARTSTPAGPSTGGRIWRQGQTLLKLWRPAPAQLAPVPPANWLPPTAGERQSLAERCRALTAAPRVLCLILADDAPASEVSRTVRSLTAVIYSNWSAIVVGRDSTTMTMTPLPGRLSVVESYTLHKSDGAAEVNALVARHDAEYVLFVEAGDCLAPETLVAFAEHVEENHKADLVYGDEDQLDAAGVLSHPFHKPDWSPALLLSQPYTVYPAFYRRPLLVEAGGLREGWGHARLYDLALRYTEVAETISHLPSVLYHRRAESHYVPDVSGDRPRRSVWGAAWLATRRGASARRRAVEAALERRRVVARVTFGRSAHTQVVSPVPQRLERVSIIMPTRDGGDHLKVAVESVLRRTTYPNYELVLVDNGSTEPATRQMLQQFAAHDRMRVLHDPQPYNFSAINNAAIRQTSSHYILLLNDDTQVISPGWLTDMVGWLEQPGVGAVGAKLLYTDGTIQHAGVALGIGGIASHPHKRFSRRDVGYHGLLTSVRECSAVTGACLLTRRDLFWQVGGLEESLPRAYNDVDFCLRLGERGHRIVFTPTAELYHHESVSRGRDTRDDLQFQQAIAWMQRRWGRLLAEDPYYHPQLSLRSTNFALRQAA from the coding sequence GTGAATCGTGCACGAACGAGCACACCCGCGGGCCCGTCGACCGGCGGCAGGATCTGGCGGCAGGGTCAGACGTTGCTCAAGCTGTGGCGTCCCGCTCCGGCGCAGCTTGCTCCCGTCCCGCCTGCGAACTGGTTGCCGCCGACGGCCGGCGAACGACAGTCGCTGGCCGAACGCTGCCGCGCGCTCACCGCGGCGCCGCGCGTGCTGTGCCTGATCTTGGCCGACGATGCCCCGGCGTCCGAAGTCTCGCGCACGGTGCGTTCGCTGACGGCGGTGATCTACTCGAACTGGAGCGCCATCGTCGTGGGGCGCGACAGCACGACGATGACGATGACTCCGCTCCCCGGCAGGCTCTCGGTGGTCGAATCGTATACCTTGCACAAGTCCGATGGCGCGGCCGAGGTGAACGCCCTGGTGGCACGCCATGATGCCGAGTACGTGCTGTTCGTCGAGGCGGGGGATTGCCTGGCTCCCGAGACGCTGGTCGCATTTGCCGAGCACGTCGAAGAGAACCACAAGGCAGACCTCGTCTACGGCGACGAAGATCAACTCGATGCGGCCGGGGTGTTGAGCCACCCGTTTCACAAACCCGACTGGTCACCGGCACTGCTGCTGAGCCAGCCCTACACGGTGTACCCCGCGTTCTACCGCCGACCATTGCTCGTCGAGGCGGGAGGACTGCGCGAGGGCTGGGGGCATGCTCGCTTGTACGATCTCGCCTTGCGCTACACGGAAGTGGCCGAGACGATCTCGCACCTGCCCTCGGTGCTTTACCACCGTCGCGCGGAATCGCACTATGTCCCCGACGTGTCGGGCGACCGTCCGCGACGCTCGGTGTGGGGGGCGGCCTGGCTGGCGACGCGCCGCGGGGCAAGTGCCCGGCGTCGCGCGGTCGAAGCGGCTCTCGAACGGCGTCGTGTCGTGGCCCGGGTCACGTTCGGACGCAGCGCCCACACGCAAGTGGTCTCGCCCGTGCCGCAACGTCTGGAGCGAGTCTCGATCATCATGCCCACGCGCGATGGGGGAGACCATCTCAAGGTTGCCGTCGAGAGTGTGTTGCGCCGCACGACCTATCCCAACTACGAATTGGTACTCGTCGACAATGGCAGCACGGAACCAGCCACGCGTCAGATGTTGCAGCAGTTCGCCGCGCACGATCGCATGCGCGTGCTCCACGATCCACAGCCGTACAATTTTTCGGCGATCAATAATGCGGCCATTCGACAGACGAGCTCGCATTACATCCTGCTGCTGAACGACGACACCCAGGTGATTTCGCCGGGCTGGCTGACCGATATGGTCGGTTGGCTCGAGCAGCCTGGCGTGGGCGCCGTGGGAGCGAAGCTGCTCTACACGGACGGCACGATTCAGCACGCCGGAGTCGCGCTCGGCATCGGTGGGATCGCCTCGCATCCGCACAAGCGGTTCTCGCGCCGCGATGTCGGCTACCACGGCCTGCTCACCTCGGTGCGCGAGTGCAGTGCCGTTACCGGCGCCTGCCTGCTGACGCGCCGCGATTTGTTCTGGCAAGTCGGTGGTTTGGAAGAATCGCTGCCCCGCGCCTACAACGACGTCGACTTCTGCCTGCGGCTGGGCGAACGCGGGCACCGCATCGTCTTCACGCCGACGGCCGAGCTGTATCACCACGAGTCGGTCAGTCGCGGGCGCGATACCCGCGACGACCTCCAATTCCAGCAGGCGATTGCCTGGATGCAACGGCGTTGGGGACGGCTGCTTGCGGAAGATCCCTACTATCATCCGCAGCTTTCGCTCCGCTCGACGAATTTCGCCCTGCGGCAGGCAGCCTAG
- a CDS encoding class I SAM-dependent methyltransferase, giving the protein MISQPTPNVALKDNSPAETISRLEWTVRDQNARLHDRKMRIRELEGKLRQEPQREIQQLTSIVDKLLKRHYHQMPLPPEELRLHVGTRTTAANFWAQGLSSSTRVCDIFGAEPAGPVLDWGCGCGRTLRWLLNSPAWREHYRGCDVDAAAIKWLRENTPCPLEVCGDHPPLPYPDATFTGLFAFSVLTHIPPKLHRAWYAEIRRVLRPGGKALLTVQGSDILKNPSNYSVPLDMVEAFGKSGQAYIHHEGHYKDAALVNEEFTRQQLEGLLTVESYKVGGYQNMDQFIVRRDD; this is encoded by the coding sequence ATGATTAGCCAGCCCACGCCGAACGTAGCCCTCAAGGACAACAGCCCGGCGGAGACCATCTCGCGCTTGGAGTGGACGGTTCGCGATCAGAATGCGCGGTTGCACGATCGCAAGATGCGCATTCGCGAGCTCGAGGGGAAGCTGCGCCAGGAGCCCCAACGCGAGATTCAACAGCTCACGTCGATCGTCGATAAGCTGCTGAAGCGGCATTACCATCAGATGCCGTTGCCTCCCGAGGAACTTCGACTGCACGTGGGCACGCGTACGACCGCCGCCAACTTCTGGGCGCAGGGGCTCTCCTCTTCGACTCGCGTTTGCGATATTTTCGGCGCGGAGCCTGCGGGTCCCGTGCTCGATTGGGGCTGCGGCTGCGGTCGCACGTTGCGTTGGTTGCTGAACAGCCCGGCTTGGCGCGAACACTACCGTGGCTGCGACGTCGACGCCGCTGCCATCAAGTGGCTGCGCGAGAACACGCCATGCCCGCTGGAGGTCTGCGGCGATCATCCCCCGCTACCCTACCCCGACGCGACGTTCACGGGCCTGTTTGCCTTCAGCGTGCTGACGCACATTCCGCCGAAGTTGCACCGTGCCTGGTATGCGGAGATCCGCCGCGTGCTGCGTCCGGGCGGCAAGGCCCTGCTCACCGTGCAGGGGAGCGACATTCTGAAGAACCCGTCGAACTACAGCGTCCCCCTCGACATGGTCGAGGCCTTCGGCAAATCGGGCCAGGCCTACATCCACCACGAAGGTCACTACAAGGATGCCGCGCTCGTGAATGAAGAGTTCACCCGCCAGCAACTCGAAGGCTTGTTGACGGTCGAGTCGTACAAGGTCGGCGGCTATCAGAACATGGATCAGTTCATCGTGCGCCGCGACGACTAA
- a CDS encoding class I SAM-dependent methyltransferase: MIKLSDRDLQDFQEAVDWKTGMCLPDGRVLGVEGKRGKVSKGNDSRVALVKEMIDPAHGTVLEVGCCEGIHTLQLAAVARHVTALDVRPKNIVCTLTRLFVHDIKNVTVKLADARFLDAKEGHFDVLFHVGVLYHLMDPVEHLFAIRDLADSLVLDTHVTHADTAFPRDDIQYNGKSYRAHLYREGGWSDVFSGVEPASRWLDQDALVQVLRDAGYATVEVVQERAERNGPRVCIVAHRQAKAARHAA; this comes from the coding sequence ATGATCAAGCTGTCGGACCGCGATCTTCAAGACTTCCAGGAAGCGGTCGACTGGAAGACCGGTATGTGCCTGCCCGACGGCCGCGTGCTGGGGGTGGAAGGCAAGCGTGGCAAGGTCTCGAAGGGGAACGACTCGCGGGTCGCGCTCGTCAAGGAGATGATCGATCCCGCGCACGGCACCGTGCTCGAGGTCGGCTGTTGCGAGGGCATCCATACGTTGCAGTTGGCGGCGGTTGCCAGGCACGTCACCGCGCTCGACGTGCGTCCGAAGAACATCGTCTGCACGCTGACGCGTTTGTTCGTCCACGACATCAAGAACGTGACGGTGAAGCTGGCGGACGCGCGTTTCCTCGATGCGAAGGAAGGGCACTTCGACGTCCTGTTCCACGTGGGCGTGCTCTATCACCTGATGGACCCGGTCGAGCACTTGTTCGCCATTCGCGATCTGGCCGATAGCCTGGTGCTCGATACGCACGTCACGCACGCCGACACGGCGTTTCCGCGCGACGATATTCAGTACAACGGCAAGTCGTACCGCGCGCACCTGTATCGCGAAGGCGGCTGGTCCGATGTTTTTTCGGGGGTCGAGCCCGCCTCGCGCTGGTTGGATCAAGACGCGCTCGTCCAGGTGCTGCGCGACGCCGGGTATGCCACGGTCGAAGTGGTGCAGGAGCGTGCCGAGCGCAACGGACCGCGCGTCTGCATCGTGGCCCATCGCCAGGCGAAAGCGGCGCGCCACGCGGCCTGA
- a CDS encoding NADPH:quinone reductase: protein MKAAYITDTGPPENIQYGEVPTPEPKEGQVLVRVEAVAVNPIDTYLRAGMVKMNLPLPYVVGCDLAGIVEQAGPGASRFKQGARVWGSNQGLLGRQGTFAQFAAVDEQLLNPLPDGIDPQQAAALALVGITGWLGLVPRAKLQPGETLFVNGGSGGVGSTVVQMAKALGARVLTTAGTPEKVAKCLEFGADRAVNYKTDDVDAALKAFAPGGVNVWWETLREPDFERTVGHLAPAGRMILMAGRDAKPAFPVGPFYVKGCSLYGFAMFNEPAAMQRAAGNQINIWMKEGRLKSCIDRVLPLAEAAQAHRLQEENTIGKAGTLAGKIVLVP from the coding sequence ATGAAAGCTGCCTACATCACCGACACGGGGCCGCCCGAAAACATTCAATACGGCGAAGTACCAACTCCCGAACCCAAAGAGGGACAGGTGCTCGTGCGCGTCGAAGCCGTCGCCGTGAATCCGATCGACACGTACCTTCGCGCCGGCATGGTCAAGATGAATCTGCCGCTGCCCTACGTCGTGGGCTGCGACCTGGCTGGCATCGTCGAGCAGGCCGGCCCGGGTGCCTCGCGATTCAAGCAGGGCGCGCGTGTCTGGGGCAGCAATCAAGGACTGCTCGGCCGGCAAGGCACGTTCGCTCAGTTTGCCGCTGTCGATGAACAACTGCTGAATCCGCTGCCCGACGGAATCGATCCGCAACAGGCGGCGGCGCTGGCCCTGGTGGGCATCACCGGCTGGCTGGGGTTGGTCCCGCGCGCAAAGCTGCAGCCCGGCGAAACCCTGTTCGTCAATGGCGGGTCGGGGGGCGTGGGTTCGACCGTGGTACAGATGGCCAAGGCGCTGGGCGCCCGTGTCCTCACCACGGCTGGCACGCCCGAGAAGGTGGCCAAATGTCTCGAGTTCGGTGCCGACCGGGCCGTGAACTACAAGACCGACGATGTCGATGCCGCCCTCAAGGCGTTCGCCCCTGGCGGGGTGAACGTCTGGTGGGAGACACTGCGCGAGCCCGACTTTGAACGGACCGTAGGCCACCTCGCCCCGGCCGGCCGCATGATCCTGATGGCGGGCCGCGATGCGAAGCCGGCCTTTCCCGTGGGTCCCTTCTACGTGAAGGGGTGCTCGCTCTACGGCTTTGCCATGTTCAACGAGCCGGCCGCCATGCAACGGGCCGCCGGCAACCAGATCAACATCTGGATGAAGGAAGGCCGGCTCAAGTCTTGCATCGATCGGGTACTCCCTTTGGCCGAAGCCGCCCAGGCACATCGGCTGCAAGAAGAAAACACGATCGGCAAGGCCGGGACGCTGGCCGGCAAGATCGTGCTCGTACCGTAA